In Macaca fascicularis isolate 582-1 chromosome X, T2T-MFA8v1.1, one DNA window encodes the following:
- the MSN gene encoding moesin isoform X4, with protein MDAELEFAIQPNTTGKQLFDQVVKTIGLREVWFFGLQYQDTKGFSTWLKLNKKVTAQDVRKESPLLFKFRAKFYPEDVSEELIQDITQRLFFLQVKEGILNDDIYCPPETAVLLASYAVQSKYGDFNKEVHKSGYLAGDKLLPQRVLEQHKLNKDQWEERIQVWHEEHRGMLREDAVLEYLKIAQDLEMYGVNYFSIKNKKGSELWLGVDALGLNIYEQNDRLTPKIGFPWSEIRNISFNDKKFVIKPIDKKAPDFVFYAPRLRINKRILALCMGNHELYMRRRKPDTIEVQQMKAQAREEKHQKQMERAMLENEKKKREMAEKEKEKIEREKEELMERLKQIEEQTKKAQQELEEQTRRALELEQERKRAQSEAEKLAKERQEAEEAKEALLQASRDQKKTQEQLALEMAELTARISQLEMARQKKESEAVEWQQKAQMVQEDLEKTRAELKTAMSTPHVAEPAENEQDEQDENGAEASADLRADAMAKDRSEEERTTEAEKNERVQKHLKALTSELANARDESKKTANDMIHAENMRLGRDKYKTLRQIRQGNTKQRIDEFESM; from the exons ATGGATGCAGAGCTGGAGTTTGCCATCCAGCCCAACACCACCGGGAAGCAGCTATTTGACCAG GTGGTGAAAACTATTGGCTTGAGGGAAGTTTGGTTCTTTGGTCTGCAGTACCAGGACACTAAAGGTTTCTCCACCTGGCTGAAACTCAATAAGAAG GTGACTGCCCAGGACGTGCGGAAGGAAAGCCCCCTGCTCTTTAAGTTCCGTGCCAAGTTCTATCCTGAGGATGTGTCCGAGGAATTGATTCAGGACATCACTCAGCGCCTGTTCTTTCTGCAAGTGAAAGAGGGTATTCTCAATGATGATATTTACTGCCCGCCTGAGACTGCTGTGCTGCTGGCCTCGTATGCTGTCCAGTCTAAGTATGGCGACTTCAATAAGGAGGTGCATAAGTCTGGCTACCTGGCCGGAGACAAGTTGCTCCCACAGAG AGTCCTGGAACAGCACAAACTCAACAAGGACCAGTGGGAGGAGCGGATCCAGGTGTGGCATGAGGAACACCGTGGCATGCTCAG GGAGGATGCTGTCCTGGAATATCTGAAGATTGCTCAAGATCTGGAGATGTATGGTGTGAACTACTTCAGCATCAAGAACAAGAAAGGCTCAGAGCTGTGGCTGGGGGTGGATGCACTGGGTCTCAACATCTATGAGCAGAATGACAG ACTAACTCCCAAGATAGGCTTCCCCTGGAGTGAAATCAGGAACATCTCTTTCAATGATAAGAAATTTGTCATCAAGCCCATTGACAAAAAAGCCCCG GACTTCGTCTTCTATGCTCCCCGGCTGCGGATTAACAAGCGTATCTTGGCCTTGTGCATGGGGAACCATGAACTATACATGCGCCGTCGCAAGCCTGACACCATTGAGGTGCAGCAGATGAAGGCACAGGCCCGGGAGGAGAAGCACCAGAAGCAGATGGAGCG TGCTATGCTGGAAAATGAGAAGAAGAAGCGTGAAatggcagaaaaagagaaagagaagattgaACGGGAGAAGGAGGAGCTGatggagaggctgaagcagattgAGGAACAGACTAAGAAGGCTCAGCAAG AACTGGAAGAACAGACCCGTAGGGCTCTGGAACTTGAGCAGGAACGGAAGCGTGCCCAGAGCGAGGCTGAAAAGCTTGCCAAGGAGCGTCAAGAAGCTGAAGAGGCCAAGGAGGCCTTGCTGCAGGCCTCCCGGGACCAGAAAAAGACTCAGGAACAGCTG GCCTTGGAAATGGCAGAGCTGACAGCTCGAATCTCCCAGCTGGAGATGGCCCGACAGAAGAAGGAGAGTGAGGCTGTGGAGTGGCAGCAGAAG GCCCAGATGGTACAGGAAGACTTGGAGAAGACCCGTGCTGAGCTGAAGACTGCCATGAGTACACCTCATGTGGCTGAGCCTGCTGAGAATGAGCAGGATGAGCAGGATGAGAATGGGGCAGAAGCTAGTGCTGACCTACGGGCTGATGCTATGGCCAAGGACCGCAGTGAGGAGGAACGTACCACTGAGGCGGAGAAGAATGAGCGTGTGCAGAAGCACCTGAAG GCCCTCACTTCGGAGCTGGCCAATGCGCGAGATGAGTCCAAGAAGACTGCCAATGACATGATCCATGCTGAGAACATGCGACTGGGCCGAGACAAATACAAGACCCTGCGCCAGATCCGGCAGGGCAACACCAAGCAGCGCATTGACGAATTTGAGTCCATGTAA
- the MSN gene encoding moesin isoform X3: MPKTISVRVTTMDAELEFAIQPNTTGKQLFDQVVKTIGLREVWFFGLQYQDTKGFSTWLKLNKKVTAQDVRKESPLLFKFRAKFYPEDVSEELIQDITQRLFFLQVKEGILNDDIYCPPETAVLLASYAVQSKYGDFNKEVHKSGYLAGDKLLPQRVLEQHKLNKDQWEERIQVWHEEHRGMLREDAVLEYLKIAQDLEMYGVNYFSIKNKKGSELWLGVDALGLNIYEQNDRLTPKIGFPWSEIRNISFNDKKFVIKPIDKKAPDFVFYAPRLRINKRILALCMGNHELYMRRRKPDTIEVQQMKAQAREEKHQKQMERAMLENEKKKREMAEKEKEKIEREKEELMERLKQIEEQTKKAQQELEEQTRRALELEQERKRAQSEAEKLAKERQEAEEAKEALLQASRDQKKTQEQLALEMAELTARISQLEMARQKKESEAVEWQQKAQMVQEDLEKTRAELKTAMSTPHVAEPAENEQDEQDENGAEASADLRADAMAKDRSEEERTTEAEKNERVQKHLKALTSELANARDESKKTANDMIHAENMRLGRDKYKTLRQIRQGNTKQRIDEFESM, translated from the exons ATCAGTGTGCGTGTGACCACCATGGATGCAGAGCTGGAGTTTGCCATCCAGCCCAACACCACCGGGAAGCAGCTATTTGACCAG GTGGTGAAAACTATTGGCTTGAGGGAAGTTTGGTTCTTTGGTCTGCAGTACCAGGACACTAAAGGTTTCTCCACCTGGCTGAAACTCAATAAGAAG GTGACTGCCCAGGACGTGCGGAAGGAAAGCCCCCTGCTCTTTAAGTTCCGTGCCAAGTTCTATCCTGAGGATGTGTCCGAGGAATTGATTCAGGACATCACTCAGCGCCTGTTCTTTCTGCAAGTGAAAGAGGGTATTCTCAATGATGATATTTACTGCCCGCCTGAGACTGCTGTGCTGCTGGCCTCGTATGCTGTCCAGTCTAAGTATGGCGACTTCAATAAGGAGGTGCATAAGTCTGGCTACCTGGCCGGAGACAAGTTGCTCCCACAGAG AGTCCTGGAACAGCACAAACTCAACAAGGACCAGTGGGAGGAGCGGATCCAGGTGTGGCATGAGGAACACCGTGGCATGCTCAG GGAGGATGCTGTCCTGGAATATCTGAAGATTGCTCAAGATCTGGAGATGTATGGTGTGAACTACTTCAGCATCAAGAACAAGAAAGGCTCAGAGCTGTGGCTGGGGGTGGATGCACTGGGTCTCAACATCTATGAGCAGAATGACAG ACTAACTCCCAAGATAGGCTTCCCCTGGAGTGAAATCAGGAACATCTCTTTCAATGATAAGAAATTTGTCATCAAGCCCATTGACAAAAAAGCCCCG GACTTCGTCTTCTATGCTCCCCGGCTGCGGATTAACAAGCGTATCTTGGCCTTGTGCATGGGGAACCATGAACTATACATGCGCCGTCGCAAGCCTGACACCATTGAGGTGCAGCAGATGAAGGCACAGGCCCGGGAGGAGAAGCACCAGAAGCAGATGGAGCG TGCTATGCTGGAAAATGAGAAGAAGAAGCGTGAAatggcagaaaaagagaaagagaagattgaACGGGAGAAGGAGGAGCTGatggagaggctgaagcagattgAGGAACAGACTAAGAAGGCTCAGCAAG AACTGGAAGAACAGACCCGTAGGGCTCTGGAACTTGAGCAGGAACGGAAGCGTGCCCAGAGCGAGGCTGAAAAGCTTGCCAAGGAGCGTCAAGAAGCTGAAGAGGCCAAGGAGGCCTTGCTGCAGGCCTCCCGGGACCAGAAAAAGACTCAGGAACAGCTG GCCTTGGAAATGGCAGAGCTGACAGCTCGAATCTCCCAGCTGGAGATGGCCCGACAGAAGAAGGAGAGTGAGGCTGTGGAGTGGCAGCAGAAG GCCCAGATGGTACAGGAAGACTTGGAGAAGACCCGTGCTGAGCTGAAGACTGCCATGAGTACACCTCATGTGGCTGAGCCTGCTGAGAATGAGCAGGATGAGCAGGATGAGAATGGGGCAGAAGCTAGTGCTGACCTACGGGCTGATGCTATGGCCAAGGACCGCAGTGAGGAGGAACGTACCACTGAGGCGGAGAAGAATGAGCGTGTGCAGAAGCACCTGAAG GCCCTCACTTCGGAGCTGGCCAATGCGCGAGATGAGTCCAAGAAGACTGCCAATGACATGATCCATGCTGAGAACATGCGACTGGGCCGAGACAAATACAAGACCCTGCGCCAGATCCGGCAGGGCAACACCAAGCAGCGCATTGACGAATTTGAGTCCATGTAA
- the MSN gene encoding moesin isoform X1 has translation MLLSIGLLWHKISVRVTTMDAELEFAIQPNTTGKQLFDQVVKTIGLREVWFFGLQYQDTKGFSTWLKLNKKVTAQDVRKESPLLFKFRAKFYPEDVSEELIQDITQRLFFLQVKEGILNDDIYCPPETAVLLASYAVQSKYGDFNKEVHKSGYLAGDKLLPQRVLEQHKLNKDQWEERIQVWHEEHRGMLREDAVLEYLKIAQDLEMYGVNYFSIKNKKGSELWLGVDALGLNIYEQNDRLTPKIGFPWSEIRNISFNDKKFVIKPIDKKAPDFVFYAPRLRINKRILALCMGNHELYMRRRKPDTIEVQQMKAQAREEKHQKQMERAMLENEKKKREMAEKEKEKIEREKEELMERLKQIEEQTKKAQQELEEQTRRALELEQERKRAQSEAEKLAKERQEAEEAKEALLQASRDQKKTQEQLALEMAELTARISQLEMARQKKESEAVEWQQKAQMVQEDLEKTRAELKTAMSTPHVAEPAENEQDEQDENGAEASADLRADAMAKDRSEEERTTEAEKNERVQKHLKALTSELANARDESKKTANDMIHAENMRLGRDKYKTLRQIRQGNTKQRIDEFESM, from the exons ATCAGTGTGCGTGTGACCACCATGGATGCAGAGCTGGAGTTTGCCATCCAGCCCAACACCACCGGGAAGCAGCTATTTGACCAG GTGGTGAAAACTATTGGCTTGAGGGAAGTTTGGTTCTTTGGTCTGCAGTACCAGGACACTAAAGGTTTCTCCACCTGGCTGAAACTCAATAAGAAG GTGACTGCCCAGGACGTGCGGAAGGAAAGCCCCCTGCTCTTTAAGTTCCGTGCCAAGTTCTATCCTGAGGATGTGTCCGAGGAATTGATTCAGGACATCACTCAGCGCCTGTTCTTTCTGCAAGTGAAAGAGGGTATTCTCAATGATGATATTTACTGCCCGCCTGAGACTGCTGTGCTGCTGGCCTCGTATGCTGTCCAGTCTAAGTATGGCGACTTCAATAAGGAGGTGCATAAGTCTGGCTACCTGGCCGGAGACAAGTTGCTCCCACAGAG AGTCCTGGAACAGCACAAACTCAACAAGGACCAGTGGGAGGAGCGGATCCAGGTGTGGCATGAGGAACACCGTGGCATGCTCAG GGAGGATGCTGTCCTGGAATATCTGAAGATTGCTCAAGATCTGGAGATGTATGGTGTGAACTACTTCAGCATCAAGAACAAGAAAGGCTCAGAGCTGTGGCTGGGGGTGGATGCACTGGGTCTCAACATCTATGAGCAGAATGACAG ACTAACTCCCAAGATAGGCTTCCCCTGGAGTGAAATCAGGAACATCTCTTTCAATGATAAGAAATTTGTCATCAAGCCCATTGACAAAAAAGCCCCG GACTTCGTCTTCTATGCTCCCCGGCTGCGGATTAACAAGCGTATCTTGGCCTTGTGCATGGGGAACCATGAACTATACATGCGCCGTCGCAAGCCTGACACCATTGAGGTGCAGCAGATGAAGGCACAGGCCCGGGAGGAGAAGCACCAGAAGCAGATGGAGCG TGCTATGCTGGAAAATGAGAAGAAGAAGCGTGAAatggcagaaaaagagaaagagaagattgaACGGGAGAAGGAGGAGCTGatggagaggctgaagcagattgAGGAACAGACTAAGAAGGCTCAGCAAG AACTGGAAGAACAGACCCGTAGGGCTCTGGAACTTGAGCAGGAACGGAAGCGTGCCCAGAGCGAGGCTGAAAAGCTTGCCAAGGAGCGTCAAGAAGCTGAAGAGGCCAAGGAGGCCTTGCTGCAGGCCTCCCGGGACCAGAAAAAGACTCAGGAACAGCTG GCCTTGGAAATGGCAGAGCTGACAGCTCGAATCTCCCAGCTGGAGATGGCCCGACAGAAGAAGGAGAGTGAGGCTGTGGAGTGGCAGCAGAAG GCCCAGATGGTACAGGAAGACTTGGAGAAGACCCGTGCTGAGCTGAAGACTGCCATGAGTACACCTCATGTGGCTGAGCCTGCTGAGAATGAGCAGGATGAGCAGGATGAGAATGGGGCAGAAGCTAGTGCTGACCTACGGGCTGATGCTATGGCCAAGGACCGCAGTGAGGAGGAACGTACCACTGAGGCGGAGAAGAATGAGCGTGTGCAGAAGCACCTGAAG GCCCTCACTTCGGAGCTGGCCAATGCGCGAGATGAGTCCAAGAAGACTGCCAATGACATGATCCATGCTGAGAACATGCGACTGGGCCGAGACAAATACAAGACCCTGCGCCAGATCCGGCAGGGCAACACCAAGCAGCGCATTGACGAATTTGAGTCCATGTAA
- the MSN gene encoding moesin isoform X2 produces MQNNQISVRVTTMDAELEFAIQPNTTGKQLFDQVVKTIGLREVWFFGLQYQDTKGFSTWLKLNKKVTAQDVRKESPLLFKFRAKFYPEDVSEELIQDITQRLFFLQVKEGILNDDIYCPPETAVLLASYAVQSKYGDFNKEVHKSGYLAGDKLLPQRVLEQHKLNKDQWEERIQVWHEEHRGMLREDAVLEYLKIAQDLEMYGVNYFSIKNKKGSELWLGVDALGLNIYEQNDRLTPKIGFPWSEIRNISFNDKKFVIKPIDKKAPDFVFYAPRLRINKRILALCMGNHELYMRRRKPDTIEVQQMKAQAREEKHQKQMERAMLENEKKKREMAEKEKEKIEREKEELMERLKQIEEQTKKAQQELEEQTRRALELEQERKRAQSEAEKLAKERQEAEEAKEALLQASRDQKKTQEQLALEMAELTARISQLEMARQKKESEAVEWQQKAQMVQEDLEKTRAELKTAMSTPHVAEPAENEQDEQDENGAEASADLRADAMAKDRSEEERTTEAEKNERVQKHLKALTSELANARDESKKTANDMIHAENMRLGRDKYKTLRQIRQGNTKQRIDEFESM; encoded by the exons ATCAGTGTGCGTGTGACCACCATGGATGCAGAGCTGGAGTTTGCCATCCAGCCCAACACCACCGGGAAGCAGCTATTTGACCAG GTGGTGAAAACTATTGGCTTGAGGGAAGTTTGGTTCTTTGGTCTGCAGTACCAGGACACTAAAGGTTTCTCCACCTGGCTGAAACTCAATAAGAAG GTGACTGCCCAGGACGTGCGGAAGGAAAGCCCCCTGCTCTTTAAGTTCCGTGCCAAGTTCTATCCTGAGGATGTGTCCGAGGAATTGATTCAGGACATCACTCAGCGCCTGTTCTTTCTGCAAGTGAAAGAGGGTATTCTCAATGATGATATTTACTGCCCGCCTGAGACTGCTGTGCTGCTGGCCTCGTATGCTGTCCAGTCTAAGTATGGCGACTTCAATAAGGAGGTGCATAAGTCTGGCTACCTGGCCGGAGACAAGTTGCTCCCACAGAG AGTCCTGGAACAGCACAAACTCAACAAGGACCAGTGGGAGGAGCGGATCCAGGTGTGGCATGAGGAACACCGTGGCATGCTCAG GGAGGATGCTGTCCTGGAATATCTGAAGATTGCTCAAGATCTGGAGATGTATGGTGTGAACTACTTCAGCATCAAGAACAAGAAAGGCTCAGAGCTGTGGCTGGGGGTGGATGCACTGGGTCTCAACATCTATGAGCAGAATGACAG ACTAACTCCCAAGATAGGCTTCCCCTGGAGTGAAATCAGGAACATCTCTTTCAATGATAAGAAATTTGTCATCAAGCCCATTGACAAAAAAGCCCCG GACTTCGTCTTCTATGCTCCCCGGCTGCGGATTAACAAGCGTATCTTGGCCTTGTGCATGGGGAACCATGAACTATACATGCGCCGTCGCAAGCCTGACACCATTGAGGTGCAGCAGATGAAGGCACAGGCCCGGGAGGAGAAGCACCAGAAGCAGATGGAGCG TGCTATGCTGGAAAATGAGAAGAAGAAGCGTGAAatggcagaaaaagagaaagagaagattgaACGGGAGAAGGAGGAGCTGatggagaggctgaagcagattgAGGAACAGACTAAGAAGGCTCAGCAAG AACTGGAAGAACAGACCCGTAGGGCTCTGGAACTTGAGCAGGAACGGAAGCGTGCCCAGAGCGAGGCTGAAAAGCTTGCCAAGGAGCGTCAAGAAGCTGAAGAGGCCAAGGAGGCCTTGCTGCAGGCCTCCCGGGACCAGAAAAAGACTCAGGAACAGCTG GCCTTGGAAATGGCAGAGCTGACAGCTCGAATCTCCCAGCTGGAGATGGCCCGACAGAAGAAGGAGAGTGAGGCTGTGGAGTGGCAGCAGAAG GCCCAGATGGTACAGGAAGACTTGGAGAAGACCCGTGCTGAGCTGAAGACTGCCATGAGTACACCTCATGTGGCTGAGCCTGCTGAGAATGAGCAGGATGAGCAGGATGAGAATGGGGCAGAAGCTAGTGCTGACCTACGGGCTGATGCTATGGCCAAGGACCGCAGTGAGGAGGAACGTACCACTGAGGCGGAGAAGAATGAGCGTGTGCAGAAGCACCTGAAG GCCCTCACTTCGGAGCTGGCCAATGCGCGAGATGAGTCCAAGAAGACTGCCAATGACATGATCCATGCTGAGAACATGCGACTGGGCCGAGACAAATACAAGACCCTGCGCCAGATCCGGCAGGGCAACACCAAGCAGCGCATTGACGAATTTGAGTCCATGTAA